The genome window CTTTTTGCACACGCTTGCCCAACTGCGCCGGCTTTTCGATGACATTGCCCGTTACCTCCGCAAACACTTCTACACTGCGGAGGCTCTCTGCCGTGCCGTTGAGCACGAGCCGTTCCGCAATCTCTCGTATTGTCGGGAAGGCAACCCGAACAGGTATCGGCTCGTTCAAACCGGCCGGTTCAGATTGTTTTTTATTGCATCCGACCGGCAACAACCCGAAAAAGATGGTAATAAAAACGATTGCTTTTTTCATGGTCAACTCCATTGGATTCGTTTTTTGTGGTGTGCAAGGTTAAGGATTGAACTCAAATAGAGAGTAATCGCCGACGGCGCGGCAGAGATCGATCTTGGCGGTAATGTGACCAAAGAGCGCCCGAAGCTCCGCCAGCTCGGTCTCCGCCAACTGCTGCTGCGCTGCAAGCAGGTCGAGAGATGAAATGGTCCCTTTCTCGTATTGCAGTTCGGCGCTTTGCAGGGACTCCTGCGCAAGCAGCCTGCTTTCCTTTTGCGTAAGGACTCTCTGCTCGGCGCTTTTCAAAGTCGCCACGGTTTGGCGAATTTGAACGGCAACGAGCTCGCGAATCTCTTTTTGCTGATAGCTCAGAGCCGTCATCTGTTTTTCGATTTCCTGCAGGCGATGTCTCGTCTGAAAGCCGTCGAAGAAGGGGAATGATAGCTGCACCCCGACATTCCAGTTGTCGACAAACTTTTCCGGATCCATCGGCGAGAAGCCGTTTTGGATCGAATAGGAGGCAACGCCGCTCAAAGCCGGTCGCAGAGAGGCGGCAATGATGTCCGCCTGACGCGCGGTCGTTTGCCGCTGCAGATCGAGCAGCTTTAGATCGATTCGGCGTTCGAGCGCTCTGCTGATCAAAGTATCGGCATTGATCGCTGTCGGCTTGAATTCCAGCTTGCCGGAGACGGTCAGCGTTTCCCCTTCATGTCCGATGGTTTTGGCCAGCCAGAGAATACTTTTTTCATAGGCGCTGCGGGCTTCTTCCAATTGCGCCAGGGCGTTGGAACGTTGCACTTCGGCGCGCAGGCTTTCCAGCTTTGGCGCGTAGCCGGCGGCAAACCGTTCCTGCGCAGCCTTGGCATTTTTTTCCGCCCGCTCGAACTGGAGTTGGGCTGTCCGCAACGCCTCCTGATTGAGCAGAACGGTATAAAAGGCGCGCAGGACCTGATCGGTTACCTCAAGCGCCTTTTGCCGGCGATCCTCTTCGCTCATTTTAACACCCAGCCGGGCGGCATCGATCTGCGCCTGCAGGCTGCCCCAAGTAAAGATCGGTACGTTTAGAGAAATGTCGCCGTTAATGCGGTTGGGCGTGCCGAATCTGAATTCGCGCACCGGTCCGCCGGGGCCCATCGGCACCGAAAAAGAGGAGATTTTGCCAATACGCAGATAACTGCCCCTTCCGGCCAGCGTGGGCAGGCGTCGATTCGTAGACTGCTGCAGCCGCTCTTCGGAAGCGGCAAGCGTATAATCGGCGGCCCGCAGCAGATTGCTGTTTTGATAAGCTTCCTGCAGGCACCCTTGAAGTGTCAGCTGCGTCTGACCTTGTAGAGCCTCAAAGGCGGCGAGCAGAACGAAAAAACTCAGTTTACGATAACAGGTTGTCATGAGCATCTATCCTCGTTGAATGGTTTTGACGTCCAACAATTGGGCAATTGTTTCGAAAGCAGTGACCAGCTGTTGCTGTTGTTCAGGAGAAAGATTATCGAGAACCGTATGATAGATTTTTTCCATCTGTCTTCTTCGGGCGCGAAGGAGCTTTCGCGCCGAATCCGATAGCGAAAAGACCACCTTTCTTGCATCATTTTGATCGATTTGACGCTGCAATCGGCCGCTCTCCAAAGCACGTGAACAGAGCTCGCTGGCTGTGGATTGCGCGATACCCAAAAATGTTGATATTTCTCCGACCGTCAACGCTCCCTTTTCGCGCAGCAGCATCAACAGGCGATATTGAGCCAATGGGATTGCGCTGCTTTTCATAATCTTTCCGGCGAGGCAATGCAGAGAATGCATGGCCGAAGTAAACGCTTTGGCAAACCGCTTTTCCAGATCGCCTTCCATCTCGGCTTCTCCAAATAATATCGTAATTCGATATATCGTATTACGAATATAGTGCCCGTAGGAATTAAAATCAAGTTGTTTATAAAAAATTTTTTCCAAAATGCTAAAGTGCTTCTTGTTTTTTTGAAAAGAAATGTATACTTTTATTCGGCTGAAAACTATCGAGGATCGAAATGTTTGTATTCTGCTACCAGACCGCCAAGGGGGAACCGCGCGTAGGTGTGGTTTATGAGGAAAAGCGTCTCGATTTCACGCGGATTTGGAGCATTTTTAAGGAACTTCGCAAGTCGCCGCACACCCCCGATTATCATTTCATCCAGTTGATGATCGAAATGGAGAATTTTTCGCGCAAGCTGATCACCGAAGTTATCGAAGAGGTGAAGGCAAAGCGCGGTCTGGATGATTTGGTCATCACCGGCGATTTTACTTACGATGTGCCCATTCAGCGGCCGCCTAAGGTTCTTTGCCTTGGCCGTAACTATGCGGAACATGCTGCGGAGCTGCAGAACACCGTTCCCGAAGCACCGTTCTTCTTTTCCAAGCTGCCGTCAGCTCTTGTGCCGCACGAAGGTAACATACGGATCCCAATGGGGATCGGGCGTGTCGATCATGAAGTCGAATTGGCCGTCGTCATCGGCAAAACGGCCAAGCGAATCTCCGAAGACGATGCCATGGAGGTCGTCGTCGGCTATTCCATTGCCAATGACGTCAGCGCCCGTGCCCTCCAGCGCGAAGCCATGATCAAGGGTTTGGCATGGACTTTCTGCAAGGGACTGGACACCTTTTTGCCGATGGGACCCTATCTGGTTCCCGCCGATGCCGTTGAGGATCCGCATGAGCTAGAAATTCAATTGACGGTCAACGGCCAGATTCGCCAAAAAGCCAACACCAATCGAATGATCAACCAAATTCCGCGCATCATCTCCTACATCAGCCGATATATCACTCTTTTCCCGGGGGACATTATCTGTACCGGAACGCCTGCCGGTGTAGGCGCGTTGGAACCCGGAGACGTTGTCGAGGCCTCAATTGAGGGGCTGGGGGTGCTAAGAAATCACGTGGTCATTGAATAATAATAAAGCCGATTTCTCAATCGGCTTTTTCGTTTGAGGAGGAATATGACGCAGAAATACCCCTATCAGAATCCGGAGCTGCCGATAGATCAGAGACTTGAAGACCTCATGGCGAGAATGACCCTGCAGGAAAAGGTCGCCCAAGTTTTATCGATTTGGTTGTTAAAGGCGCAGTTTATTTCCGATGGCGCATTCGACGAAGAAAAGGCCAAGCCGCTGTTGGCAAACGGCATGGGCATTGTCTGCCGGCCGAGCGAGACGCGGCTCGGTCCCAATCTCGGTCCGCGCAAGAACGCCGAATTCGCCAACGCCATACAGCGCTTTGCGGTCGAAAAGACACGGCTCGGCATTCCCATTCTTTTTCACGAAGAGGCGCTGCACGGACAGCAGGCGCCCGGAGCTACGAATTTTCCCCAGGCGATCGCCCTGGCTTCCACATGGGATGTCGATTTGGTGCGGCAGGTTTACGAAACGATTGCCGCCGAAATTCGCGTGCGCGGCGCTCAGCACGTTCTGACGCCGGTGCTGGATGTCGCCCGCGATCCTCGCTGGGGCAGAGTAGAGGAGACGTTCGGAGAGGATCCCTACCTTGTCGCCGAAATAGGCGCGGCTGCAATCCGCGGTTTTCAGGGCGAAAAAGGCCGGATCGATGAGCGGCACGTGGCGGCAACCGCCAAGCATTTTGCCGCGCACGGTCAGCCCGAAAACGGCACCAACTGCGGTCCGGCTTCCTTTCCGGAGCGCATGATGCGCGAGGTGTTTCTCTATCCCTTTGAAATCGCCGTCAAGCGCGAGGGCGTCAAGGCGATCATGGCCGCCTATCATGAAATCGACGGCGTGCCCTGCCACCAAAATCATTGGCTGCTGCAGCGGATTCTGCGCGAGGAGTGGGGGTTCCGCGGCATCGTGGTTTCGGATTACTATGCCGTCGAGCAGCTCGAGGAGCTGCATCACGTAGCCGCCGACAAGGCCGAATGCGCCGTAAAGGCCTTGACCGCAGGCGTCGACAGCGAGCTGCCCGATATGAACTGCTATCCGCTTTTACAAGAGTTGATTGCCTCCGGCAAATTGGATGAAGCGGTTCTTGACAAAGCGGTGGAGCGCATTTTGCGCCTCAAGTTTGAACTGGGTCTGTTCGAACACCCCTACACCGATCCCGATCTCGCCGAACGCATTACCCGTTGCGAAGCGCATCGCCAGTTGGCGCGCCGCGCCGGAGAAAAAGCCGCCATTTTACTCAAAAACGCAAACGGTCTGTTGCCATTGGATATGCAAAAAATCAAACGGCTGGCCGTAGTCGGTCCAAACGCCGCCGACATTCACCTGGGCGGCTATACAGACGAGCCGCGCGTCGGCGTGCCGATCCTGGATGGGCTGCAGGAAAAGCTGAAGGGAAAGGTTGAGGTCGTCTATGCCGAGGGCTGCCGCATCACTGAGGGTTATGCCAGCTGGTTCGCCGATGAAGTGATTCCTGCCAGTCCCGAGCTGAATCGGCAACTGATTGCCGAGGCGGTTCGCGTTGCTGCGGAAGCGGACGTCATTGTGGCCTGCATCGGCGACAATGAACAGACCTGCCGTGAAGCCTGGAAGGCCGACCACCTCGGCGACCGACCTGATCTCAAGCTGGTCGGTCAACAGAACGATCTCATTCATGCCCTGGCCGCAACAGGCAAGCCGATCGTCGTCGTGCTCAACCACGGCCGACCGATCGATCTCACGCCGATCCTCGATGAGGTCGCCGCCATTCTCGATATCTGGTATTTGGGCGAAGAGACCGGCCATGTCGTCGCCGACATTTTATTCGGCGACGTCAATCCCGGCGGCAAGCTGCCGATTACTTATCCGCGTTCGGTCGGGCATCTGCCTGCCTACTATTACAAAAAGCCGTCCGCCAACCGCGGCTATTTGTTCGATCAGAACACGCCGCTTTTTCCCTTCGGGTTCGGTTTGAGCTATACGACGTTCCGCTATGAGGATCTGCGCCTTGATCCGACCGTCGGCGGCGTGGGCACCAAGGTCAAAGTGTCGGTGCGCGTCACCAACACCGGCAGTCGAGCCGGCGACGAGGTGGTGCAGCTCTATATTCACGACAAAGTGGCCTCGGTTACGCGGCCGATCAAGGAGCTGCGCGATTTTCAGCGCATCACCTTAAAGCCGGGCGAAAGCCGAACCGTCGAGTTTGTTCTGACGCCGGAAAAATTGGCGTTTTACAACGAAGCCATGCAACGCGTCGTCGAGCCGGGCGAGTTCGAGATCATGGTCGGCGGCAACTCGGAAGAGCTGCTGTCCGCAGTCTACACCGTGCAATAATTTCATCTTTTCGGGGGAATTCCATGCGCGTCGCCTTTGTGCAGACGGATCCTGTTTTCGGCCGCGTGGAAGAGAATCTTTCGGCTGCCGAAGCACTCATCTGCTGCACAGAGGCCGACCTCTACGTCCTGCCCGAGCTGTTCAGCAGCGGGTATTTGTTCTGCTCTCATGAGGAAGTTCTGGAGCTTGCCGAGCCGATTCCGCAGGGGCCGACGACTCGGCGGCTGCTGGATATCGCACGGGAAAAGCGCGGCCTCATCGTCGGCGGCCTGCCGGAGCGGCATGACGACCGAA of candidate division KSB1 bacterium contains these proteins:
- a CDS encoding TolC family protein, whose translation is MTTCYRKLSFFVLLAAFEALQGQTQLTLQGCLQEAYQNSNLLRAADYTLAASEERLQQSTNRRLPTLAGRGSYLRIGKISSFSVPMGPGGPVREFRFGTPNRINGDISLNVPIFTWGSLQAQIDAARLGVKMSEEDRRQKALEVTDQVLRAFYTVLLNQEALRTAQLQFERAEKNAKAAQERFAAGYAPKLESLRAEVQRSNALAQLEEARSAYEKSILWLAKTIGHEGETLTVSGKLEFKPTAINADTLISRALERRIDLKLLDLQRQTTARQADIIAASLRPALSGVASYSIQNGFSPMDPEKFVDNWNVGVQLSFPFFDGFQTRHRLQEIEKQMTALSYQQKEIRELVAVQIRQTVATLKSAEQRVLTQKESRLLAQESLQSAELQYEKGTISSLDLLAAQQQLAETELAELRALFGHITAKIDLCRAVGDYSLFEFNP
- a CDS encoding MarR family winged helix-turn-helix transcriptional regulator, with the translated sequence MEGDLEKRFAKAFTSAMHSLHCLAGKIMKSSAIPLAQYRLLMLLREKGALTVGEISTFLGIAQSTASELCSRALESGRLQRQIDQNDARKVVFSLSDSARKLLRARRRQMEKIYHTVLDNLSPEQQQQLVTAFETIAQLLDVKTIQRG
- a CDS encoding fumarylacetoacetate hydrolase family protein gives rise to the protein MVITGDFTYDVPIQRPPKVLCLGRNYAEHAAELQNTVPEAPFFFSKLPSALVPHEGNIRIPMGIGRVDHEVELAVVIGKTAKRISEDDAMEVVVGYSIANDVSARALQREAMIKGLAWTFCKGLDTFLPMGPYLVPADAVEDPHELEIQLTVNGQIRQKANTNRMINQIPRIISYISRYITLFPGDIICTGTPAGVGALEPGDVVEASIEGLGVLRNHVVIE
- a CDS encoding glycoside hydrolase family 3 C-terminal domain-containing protein; amino-acid sequence: MTQKYPYQNPELPIDQRLEDLMARMTLQEKVAQVLSIWLLKAQFISDGAFDEEKAKPLLANGMGIVCRPSETRLGPNLGPRKNAEFANAIQRFAVEKTRLGIPILFHEEALHGQQAPGATNFPQAIALASTWDVDLVRQVYETIAAEIRVRGAQHVLTPVLDVARDPRWGRVEETFGEDPYLVAEIGAAAIRGFQGEKGRIDERHVAATAKHFAAHGQPENGTNCGPASFPERMMREVFLYPFEIAVKREGVKAIMAAYHEIDGVPCHQNHWLLQRILREEWGFRGIVVSDYYAVEQLEELHHVAADKAECAVKALTAGVDSELPDMNCYPLLQELIASGKLDEAVLDKAVERILRLKFELGLFEHPYTDPDLAERITRCEAHRQLARRAGEKAAILLKNANGLLPLDMQKIKRLAVVGPNAADIHLGGYTDEPRVGVPILDGLQEKLKGKVEVVYAEGCRITEGYASWFADEVIPASPELNRQLIAEAVRVAAEADVIVACIGDNEQTCREAWKADHLGDRPDLKLVGQQNDLIHALAATGKPIVVVLNHGRPIDLTPILDEVAAILDIWYLGEETGHVVADILFGDVNPGGKLPITYPRSVGHLPAYYYKKPSANRGYLFDQNTPLFPFGFGLSYTTFRYEDLRLDPTVGGVGTKVKVSVRVTNTGSRAGDEVVQLYIHDKVASVTRPIKELRDFQRITLKPGESRTVEFVLTPEKLAFYNEAMQRVVEPGEFEIMVGGNSEELLSAVYTVQ